Proteins from a single region of Candidatus Cloacimonadota bacterium:
- a CDS encoding MBOAT family protein, whose amino-acid sequence MILQKLLSSLVYDPANPLIFNSGFFLVFFIVLMFFYPFLVKKIKLRTWYLMLASLYFYYKTSGVFLVLLVITAGINYLIGIWIHRTQKPSNRKALMWLSVFWNLGSLGYFKYTNFLIDTVNHLIGGNLPMLDIFLPVGISFFTFQTMSYTLDIYFKKLEPINDFADFLFFVSFFPQLVAGPILRASWFIPQINKELSLDRERMAKALTIIFAGLIKKGIIADYISINFVDRIFDNPALYSGVENLLALYGYSLQVYCDFSGYSDIAIGLATMMGFDLQPNFNSPYKATSLGDFWRRWHISLSTWLRDYLYFPLGGSRKGKFRTYVNLMITMLLGGLWHGASWNFVIWGGLNGLGLSLERFFRNLFGIKKPPKGVDAPKPSFWSQALGVIFTFNFITFTRVFFRSRSFEGAITMLRTIFTDFRGNLALQWLQQYQVVAALIVIGFLLHWLPAKVRSGFEGFLRRSPIPVQAAMLAVLIWVLYQFRSADLQPFIYFQF is encoded by the coding sequence ATGATCCTGCAAAAACTGCTTTCCAGCCTTGTTTATGATCCTGCCAACCCTTTGATTTTCAACAGCGGATTCTTCCTGGTTTTCTTCATAGTTTTAATGTTTTTCTATCCCTTCTTGGTGAAAAAGATAAAGCTGCGAACCTGGTATCTGATGCTGGCTTCGCTGTATTTCTACTATAAAACCAGCGGTGTTTTCCTGGTGCTGTTGGTCATCACGGCAGGGATTAACTATCTCATCGGCATTTGGATTCACAGAACCCAAAAACCTTCCAACCGCAAGGCATTGATGTGGCTCAGCGTGTTTTGGAATCTGGGTTCGCTGGGCTATTTCAAATACACAAACTTCCTCATCGATACCGTGAACCACCTCATCGGCGGAAACCTGCCCATGCTGGATATTTTCCTGCCGGTGGGCATCTCGTTTTTCACTTTTCAAACGATGAGTTACACCCTGGATATCTATTTTAAAAAGCTCGAGCCAATCAATGACTTTGCCGATTTCCTCTTCTTCGTTTCATTTTTCCCCCAGCTCGTGGCAGGCCCTATTCTACGCGCTTCCTGGTTCATTCCGCAGATAAACAAAGAACTGAGCCTGGATCGGGAAAGGATGGCAAAAGCGCTCACCATCATCTTTGCCGGGCTAATCAAAAAAGGCATAATCGCGGATTATATCAGCATCAACTTTGTGGATCGTATCTTCGATAATCCCGCGCTTTATTCCGGAGTGGAAAATCTGCTGGCTCTGTATGGTTATTCATTGCAGGTCTATTGTGATTTCAGCGGCTATTCCGACATCGCCATCGGCTTGGCAACCATGATGGGTTTTGATCTCCAGCCAAACTTCAATTCTCCCTACAAAGCCACCTCGCTGGGTGATTTCTGGCGCCGTTGGCATATTTCACTGAGCACCTGGCTGCGGGATTACCTCTATTTTCCTCTCGGTGGCAGCCGCAAAGGGAAATTTCGCACCTATGTGAACCTGATGATAACCATGCTGTTAGGTGGTCTGTGGCATGGCGCATCCTGGAATTTTGTAATCTGGGGTGGGTTGAACGGCTTGGGCTTGAGCCTGGAAAGGTTTTTCCGCAATCTCTTTGGCATAAAAAAACCGCCCAAAGGCGTTGACGCTCCAAAACCATCGTTCTGGTCTCAGGCTCTCGGTGTGATTTTCACCTTCAATTTCATCACCTTCACCCGCGTCTTTTTCCGCAGCCGCAGCTTTGAAGGCGCCATCACCATGCTGCGCACCATCTTCACAGATTTCCGGGGAAACCTGGCCCTGCAATGGCTCCAGCAATATCAGGTGGTGGCAGCGTTAATCGTGATTGGTTTTCTGCTACATTGGCTGCCCGCCAAGGTACGAAGTGGATTTGAAGGCTTCCTGCGCCGCAGTCCGATACC